In uncultured Draconibacterium sp., one genomic interval encodes:
- the murQ gene encoding N-acetylmuramic acid 6-phosphate etherase → MRVTESSSLYDNLDQMTVEELLTGINNEDAKIHVAVQKEIPQIEKLVSQLVDRIKAGGRLFYLGAGTSGRLGILDASEIPPTYGMPDGVVIGLIAGGDKAIRKAVEAAEDNIHGGWEDLQKFNVNDKDTIVGIAASGGTPYVIGALKDGNTNGLLTACITCNPNSEIAKVAKIAIEPIVGPEFVTGSTRMKAGTAQKMVLNMITTSLMIKLGRVKGNKMVDMQLTNKKLVERGSKMIVDELGIEFEEAKRLLLLHGSVRAVLDNYKK, encoded by the coding sequence ATGAGGGTCACAGAATCATCATCTTTATACGACAACCTCGACCAGATGACAGTTGAAGAGCTGTTAACCGGAATTAACAACGAGGATGCAAAAATACACGTTGCCGTACAAAAAGAAATTCCACAGATCGAAAAATTAGTAAGCCAACTTGTTGACCGCATAAAAGCAGGCGGTCGCTTGTTTTATTTGGGCGCAGGTACCAGCGGACGTTTGGGAATTCTTGATGCATCGGAAATACCGCCAACCTATGGCATGCCCGACGGTGTTGTAATTGGTCTTATTGCCGGTGGCGACAAAGCCATACGAAAAGCAGTTGAGGCCGCCGAAGATAATATTCACGGTGGTTGGGAAGATCTTCAAAAGTTTAATGTAAACGACAAAGACACCATTGTTGGAATTGCAGCGTCAGGCGGAACACCTTATGTTATTGGAGCACTAAAAGATGGTAACACCAATGGATTACTGACCGCCTGCATCACCTGTAATCCCAACTCAGAAATTGCAAAGGTGGCAAAGATCGCCATTGAACCAATTGTAGGCCCTGAGTTTGTAACCGGAAGCACACGAATGAAAGCCGGAACAGCGCAGAAAATGGTGCTGAATATGATCACCACCTCATTGATGATAAAACTTGGCCGCGTGAAGGGCAACAAAATGGTAGACATGCAACTTACCAACAAAAAGCTGGTTGAGCGGGGATCGAAAATGATTGTTGATGAACTGGGCATTGAGTTTGAGGAAGCCAAACGACTTTTACTTTTACACGGATCAGTCCGTGCGGTACTGGATAACTATAAGAAATAA
- a CDS encoding dipeptide epimerase: MQLSFKPFELQLKHAFTLATSSRTTTPVMLVELEHDGLIGYGEASMPPYLGESHETVARFLNKVDLSGFNDPFRMDEILEYVDKLEPGNRAAKASIDIALHDLVGKILGQPWYKIWGLKAEDTPYTTYTIGIDTREMIIEKTKEAAEFKMLKVKMGRDNDKELIETIRSVTDVPLCVDVNQGWKDKHKALEMIHWMNEKGIVFVEQPMPKEQLDDMAWLTAHSPLPTIADEAFQRIYDIPKFKDVYSGINIKLMKSTGMREAKKMVDVARALDMKVMIGCMTETSCAVSAAAQLSPIVDWADLDGALLISNDIFSGMKVIDGKVTLNDLPGIGVEKI, from the coding sequence ATGCAATTAAGTTTTAAACCTTTTGAGCTTCAGTTAAAACATGCTTTTACGCTGGCGACAAGTTCGCGTACAACTACGCCTGTAATGTTGGTTGAGTTGGAACACGATGGGTTAATTGGATATGGCGAAGCATCCATGCCACCTTATTTAGGCGAATCGCACGAAACAGTTGCACGCTTTTTAAATAAAGTCGATTTGTCGGGTTTTAACGATCCGTTCCGTATGGATGAAATTCTGGAATATGTGGATAAGCTGGAGCCGGGAAACCGCGCTGCCAAAGCCAGTATTGATATTGCATTGCATGATTTGGTGGGTAAAATATTGGGGCAGCCGTGGTATAAAATCTGGGGATTAAAAGCGGAAGACACACCTTACACAACCTACACCATTGGTATCGATACGCGCGAAATGATAATCGAAAAAACAAAGGAGGCCGCCGAGTTTAAAATGTTAAAGGTTAAAATGGGGCGCGATAACGACAAAGAACTGATTGAAACCATTCGATCGGTTACCGATGTGCCTTTGTGCGTGGATGTGAACCAGGGCTGGAAAGACAAACATAAAGCGCTGGAAATGATCCATTGGATGAATGAAAAGGGGATTGTTTTTGTAGAGCAGCCCATGCCAAAAGAACAGTTGGATGATATGGCCTGGCTAACGGCACACAGTCCGCTACCAACCATTGCTGATGAAGCCTTTCAACGCATTTATGATATCCCGAAATTTAAAGACGTTTACTCCGGAATAAATATTAAACTGATGAAAAGCACCGGCATGCGGGAAGCTAAAAAAATGGTAGATGTGGCGCGGGCGCTCGATATGAAAGTAATGATTGGCTGTATGACTGAAACCTCGTGTGCCGTGTCGGCGGCTGCGCAACTTTCGCCAATAGTTGATTGGGCCGACCTTGACGGCGCGTTGCTTATCTCAAACGATATTTTTAGTGGAATGAAAGTGATTGACGGAAAAGTCACGTTAAATGATCTCCCGGGAATTGGGGTAGAAAAGATTTAA
- a CDS encoding C40 family peptidase → MKFTHIIFLFFLVMASCTQQQQSSELEQQVDQLIDQQIKDKRLEYCKVSVSVNDGQTAITGATVSKTTFDALKTFASEKGCDFSVDLLPDNTFSENPWGIVTISVCNIRSNSRHSAEMLTQAIMGTPVKVYRKEDGWYLIQTPDRYFGWVDGAGIATKSNSEMAEWKNFKKVLYKNQYGFAYAKADAKSSIATDVVLDNLLSVVDETAGFYKTVLADGREAFVKKDECMGLDNWYNKSVAATDVLATAEKFMGVPYLWGGTSAKMVDCSGFVKSAYYNYGVILQRDASQQTLYGELVDTQNGYDTLEAGDLVFFGRKATEDQGESVTHVGLCLGDQEFIHASGKVRVNSLNRDSEKYTEHYEKGFVRARRIIGNVNGDGIEWVVDNAFFKQVLPE, encoded by the coding sequence ATGAAATTTACTCACATTATTTTTCTATTCTTTTTGGTTATGGCATCGTGTACGCAACAGCAACAATCTTCTGAACTGGAACAGCAAGTTGATCAGTTGATTGATCAGCAAATAAAAGATAAACGCTTAGAATACTGTAAGGTAAGTGTTTCTGTAAATGATGGCCAAACGGCGATAACCGGAGCTACCGTTTCGAAAACTACTTTTGATGCCTTGAAAACTTTTGCATCCGAAAAGGGATGTGATTTTTCTGTTGATTTGTTGCCTGATAACACTTTTAGCGAAAATCCGTGGGGTATTGTTACAATTTCTGTGTGTAATATCCGGAGTAACTCAAGGCATTCGGCCGAGATGTTGACGCAGGCCATTATGGGAACTCCCGTTAAGGTCTATAGGAAAGAGGATGGCTGGTATTTAATTCAAACACCCGACCGTTATTTTGGCTGGGTTGATGGTGCCGGGATTGCTACGAAAAGTAATAGCGAAATGGCCGAATGGAAAAACTTTAAGAAAGTACTATACAAAAATCAATATGGTTTTGCCTATGCCAAAGCGGATGCTAAATCTAGCATTGCAACCGATGTGGTACTTGATAACCTGCTAAGTGTGGTAGATGAGACAGCCGGTTTTTATAAAACAGTTTTGGCCGACGGGCGTGAAGCTTTTGTGAAAAAGGACGAATGTATGGGCCTTGATAATTGGTACAATAAAAGTGTTGCCGCAACAGATGTGCTGGCAACTGCCGAAAAATTTATGGGCGTTCCGTATTTGTGGGGCGGAACTTCGGCAAAAATGGTCGATTGCAGTGGTTTTGTAAAATCGGCTTATTACAATTATGGAGTAATTCTGCAACGCGATGCATCGCAGCAAACATTATACGGAGAGTTGGTTGATACACAAAATGGTTATGATACTTTGGAAGCCGGAGATCTGGTATTTTTTGGACGAAAAGCTACCGAGGATCAAGGCGAAAGCGTAACGCACGTTGGGTTGTGTTTAGGCGATCAGGAGTTTATTCATGCATCGGGAAAAGTGCGTGTAAACAGCTTGAATCGCGACAGTGAAAAATATACCGAACATTACGAAAAAGGTTTTGTGCGTGCCCGCCGTATTATTGGTAACGTTAATGGCGATGGAATTGAGTGGGTAGTCGACAACGCGTTTTTTAAACAGGTTTTACCTGAATAA
- a CDS encoding transglutaminase-like domain-containing protein, whose translation MFDYQSYLSQGKFKEAETRLSEQLADDPQNNQLIIQLETVRRLRKEFPYTRADVKEQLRDYFPALTDEDLNKWENARQLEMRIIDGEKRYFSRSVSNFFRLNEAAGKIKEAKNGKAYDGVEDFQQTVIPQWFEKAVEPRKPFSPQRIKVDYKITLDANAVPAGEIVKCWLPYPRTGSQRLPKVKFLEASQEDYTIAPNETMQRTVYMEKKAVQDEETVFQISYIFETAAQWFNIKPEDVQEYNKNSERYKKYTAERLPHIVFNDQIKSLAESIIGNEKNPVEQVELLYYWINDNIPWAGALEYSVMPCIPCYVLENMHGDCGMQTFLFLSLARSLGIPCKWQSGWYLLPQTKNLHDWAEVYYEGVGWVPVDPSFKLIDSEDERIKEFYLNGLDCYRLVVNDDFARELVPPKKFYRSEPFDFQRGELEWEGGNLYFDTWDYHLDLEYLPATEN comes from the coding sequence GTGTTCGATTATCAAAGTTATTTGTCACAAGGAAAATTTAAAGAAGCTGAAACCAGGTTGAGTGAGCAACTTGCTGATGATCCTCAGAATAACCAGTTGATTATTCAGCTGGAAACCGTCCGGCGTTTACGAAAAGAGTTTCCTTACACGCGGGCGGATGTAAAAGAACAGTTGCGCGACTACTTTCCGGCTTTAACAGACGAAGATCTGAATAAGTGGGAGAATGCCAGGCAGTTGGAAATGCGCATTATAGATGGCGAAAAGCGCTATTTTTCAAGATCGGTTAGCAATTTCTTTCGTTTAAACGAAGCCGCCGGAAAGATAAAGGAGGCAAAAAACGGGAAAGCTTATGATGGTGTGGAAGATTTTCAGCAGACCGTTATTCCGCAGTGGTTCGAAAAAGCTGTTGAGCCGCGAAAGCCTTTCAGTCCGCAACGAATAAAAGTAGATTATAAGATTACACTTGATGCCAATGCTGTACCGGCAGGAGAAATTGTAAAATGCTGGTTGCCCTATCCGCGAACCGGATCGCAGCGTTTACCAAAGGTCAAATTTTTGGAAGCCAGCCAGGAGGATTATACAATTGCTCCGAATGAAACCATGCAGCGCACCGTTTATATGGAGAAAAAAGCGGTACAAGATGAGGAAACGGTCTTTCAAATCTCATATATTTTTGAAACTGCGGCGCAGTGGTTTAATATTAAACCGGAAGATGTTCAGGAATACAATAAAAACTCGGAACGTTATAAAAAATATACCGCCGAACGTTTGCCGCATATTGTGTTCAACGACCAAATAAAATCATTGGCAGAAAGCATTATTGGTAACGAAAAAAATCCGGTAGAACAGGTGGAATTGCTCTATTACTGGATAAACGATAATATTCCGTGGGCGGGTGCGCTCGAATATTCAGTTATGCCTTGTATTCCGTGTTATGTGCTGGAAAATATGCACGGCGATTGTGGTATGCAAACCTTTCTGTTTTTAAGCCTGGCACGCAGCCTCGGAATTCCGTGTAAATGGCAAAGTGGCTGGTATTTATTGCCGCAAACCAAAAACCTGCACGACTGGGCCGAGGTGTATTACGAAGGAGTTGGTTGGGTGCCGGTTGATCCCTCGTTCAAACTTATCGATTCGGAAGATGAACGTATTAAAGAGTTTTACCTGAACGGGCTGGATTGTTACCGACTGGTAGTAAACGATGATTTTGCACGTGAACTGGTTCCTCCTAAAAAGTTTTACAGAAGCGAACCTTTTGATTTTCAACGTGGAGAACTGGAATGGGAGGGTGGAAACTTGTATTTTGATACCTGGGATTATCATCTCGATTTAGAATATTTGCCGGCTACCGAAAACTAA
- a CDS encoding FadR/GntR family transcriptional regulator gives MDEIFRKIGSKLTLSQKIERRIEAAIREKKLPVGSRLPTERELCESFGVSRTALREALRRLSARGLIEITKGSGMTVTGLKIDDAIENLNLYYDMQFDHNLIAQIIEVRRLFEPEIASLAAKQRTQNDLSDIQDNIEAFKACNPDNIQMEADLDNKFHLLIAKATHNPIVQISMEPIYSLLPRMRNLIYANVEGEKDITLEYHLKIFDVINKQKSDEAAELMKVHLRRTMEIYQKYLHSSI, from the coding sequence ATGGATGAAATCTTTAGAAAAATTGGAAGTAAGCTAACTTTGAGTCAAAAAATTGAGCGAAGGATAGAGGCTGCTATCAGGGAAAAGAAACTACCTGTAGGATCCAGACTTCCGACAGAACGCGAGTTATGTGAATCGTTTGGTGTTAGCCGAACAGCATTACGCGAAGCACTGCGTCGCTTAAGTGCGCGCGGGCTTATAGAAATTACAAAGGGTAGTGGGATGACTGTTACCGGGTTAAAGATTGATGATGCCATTGAAAATCTGAACTTGTATTACGACATGCAGTTCGATCATAACCTGATTGCACAAATTATTGAAGTGCGCAGGTTGTTTGAACCCGAAATAGCCAGTCTGGCAGCCAAACAAAGAACTCAAAATGATTTAAGCGATATTCAGGATAATATTGAAGCTTTTAAAGCTTGCAATCCCGATAATATTCAAATGGAGGCCGACCTGGATAATAAATTCCATTTGCTCATTGCCAAGGCAACGCATAACCCGATCGTGCAGATTTCGATGGAACCAATTTATTCGCTTCTGCCACGCATGCGAAACCTGATTTATGCAAACGTAGAGGGAGAAAAGGATATTACACTCGAATATCACTTGAAAATATTTGATGTAATAAACAAACAGAAAAGCGATGAGGCGGCCGAATTGATGAAAGTGCATTTGCGTCGTACCATGGAGATTTACCAGAAATACCTCCATAGTTCTATTTAG
- a CDS encoding alpha-L-fucosidase — MIKSGITFLLLTFSVILWAQSTETTNPETLNLNKPERVEWFRDLGFGLFIHFSFDSQLGIVISHSMVGASEDYLNRYINELPKTFNPKDFDAKEIATLAKLAGMKYIVFTTKHHSGFCMWDTETTDFNITNTPYKKDLLDEYVEATREAGLAVGFYFSPEDFHFLHENGLEIRRTNINDIPPHLMKKYVELNELQTIELMAKYGDIDILFYDGGEGPLLEKCKQVAWELHPDVVITRGAMETPEQTVPGTTLTDPWEACLTMGTQWAYKPANEAYKTGARLIEILVETRAKGGNQLLNIGPKPNGEVPEEQENLLREIAAWNFVNGEAIEATKPWIIPNEENIWYTWKPEEKTLYAILTKQPEWPRGERREFVLKSVNTTENTKVEVLGQSGKRVEYMPHINATTFFKQEEDGLHISCVRAQRLYNNHKWNYPLVLKITNAEPAFTPPVVVTEEAEIIQSGGTSYIQFNGKIIEQGDQENLKVCFQYRPRPDFIDELNSNEWTETKNLEIDNNFFMFRLPVKNQKITYQYRTVAKHPKANIYGNYRTISIN, encoded by the coding sequence ATGATAAAGTCAGGCATAACATTTCTGTTACTAACATTTTCTGTAATTCTGTGGGCACAATCGACAGAAACAACCAACCCCGAAACTTTAAACCTGAACAAACCAGAACGTGTAGAATGGTTCCGTGATCTTGGTTTTGGCCTATTCATCCATTTTAGTTTCGACAGCCAGCTGGGAATTGTAATCAGCCACTCGATGGTTGGTGCGTCCGAAGATTACCTAAACCGCTACATTAACGAGCTTCCAAAAACGTTTAATCCGAAAGATTTTGATGCAAAAGAAATTGCTACTCTTGCCAAACTTGCCGGAATGAAATACATTGTGTTTACCACAAAACACCACTCGGGTTTTTGCATGTGGGACACCGAAACCACCGACTTCAACATCACCAACACTCCATATAAAAAAGACCTGTTAGACGAATATGTTGAAGCTACACGCGAAGCAGGGTTGGCAGTTGGATTCTATTTTTCGCCTGAGGATTTTCATTTTTTGCATGAAAACGGACTTGAAATTCGCCGCACAAACATTAACGACATTCCACCACATTTAATGAAAAAATATGTGGAGTTAAATGAATTGCAGACCATTGAATTAATGGCTAAATATGGCGATATCGATATTCTATTTTACGATGGAGGCGAAGGACCTTTGCTTGAAAAATGTAAACAAGTGGCGTGGGAACTTCACCCCGATGTGGTAATAACACGCGGCGCTATGGAAACACCGGAACAAACGGTGCCCGGCACCACGCTTACCGATCCATGGGAAGCTTGTTTAACCATGGGAACACAATGGGCATACAAACCTGCCAACGAAGCGTATAAAACCGGTGCCCGACTAATTGAAATACTGGTTGAAACACGTGCAAAAGGAGGCAACCAACTGCTTAATATCGGGCCAAAACCAAATGGTGAGGTTCCCGAAGAACAGGAAAACCTGTTACGAGAAATTGCCGCCTGGAACTTTGTAAACGGCGAAGCAATTGAGGCCACAAAACCCTGGATTATTCCGAACGAAGAAAATATATGGTATACCTGGAAACCGGAAGAAAAAACACTTTATGCAATTCTTACCAAACAACCGGAGTGGCCGCGTGGCGAACGTCGCGAGTTTGTTTTGAAATCGGTTAACACGACCGAAAATACTAAAGTTGAAGTGTTAGGGCAATCGGGAAAACGCGTTGAATACATGCCTCACATCAATGCCACTACATTTTTTAAACAGGAAGAAGATGGTTTACACATTTCCTGCGTGCGTGCACAACGTTTATACAATAATCATAAATGGAACTACCCGCTTGTATTAAAAATTACGAATGCTGAACCTGCATTTACTCCACCTGTAGTGGTTACCGAAGAAGCCGAAATAATACAATCCGGCGGGACGAGCTACATACAATTCAACGGTAAAATTATTGAACAGGGCGATCAGGAAAATCTTAAAGTTTGCTTTCAATATCGCCCGCGTCCCGACTTTATTGATGAGCTAAATTCTAACGAATGGACCGAAACAAAAAATTTGGAAATAGATAACAACTTCTTTATGTTCAGGCTTCCGGTAAAGAACCAAAAAATTACCTACCAGTACCGAACGGTTGCAAAACATCCAAAAGCTAATATTTATGGGAACTACAGAACAATATCAATAAACTAG
- a CDS encoding RNA polymerase sigma-70 factor, with protein sequence MLNDQRTKLLIAEGNTRSFQLLMEVTSDELLHYALSFVRNQEIAEELVSDVYVKIWHKRSELPTIQNIRSYLFIAVKNSCLSHLRKLKNDKIVFIDEYNDFLFPVVESNDEETLEKEMLNKIYEAIEELPPKCREAFSLAKINGFKHREIAEIMNISEKTVNNHLVTALKKITETLGIDKKKKAKNSPLKQASLFSFIW encoded by the coding sequence ATGCTAAACGATCAAAGAACGAAACTGTTAATTGCCGAAGGAAATACCAGAAGCTTTCAATTATTAATGGAAGTCACCTCTGATGAATTACTTCATTACGCATTAAGTTTTGTACGCAATCAGGAAATTGCAGAAGAACTTGTAAGCGATGTTTATGTTAAAATATGGCATAAAAGATCAGAACTCCCCACTATCCAAAATATCAGGTCCTACCTTTTTATTGCTGTAAAAAATAGCTGCCTGTCGCATCTCCGGAAATTGAAAAATGATAAAATTGTATTCATCGACGAATACAATGATTTTTTATTCCCCGTAGTAGAAAGTAATGATGAGGAGACGCTGGAAAAAGAAATGCTGAATAAAATTTACGAAGCCATTGAAGAACTTCCTCCGAAATGCAGAGAAGCCTTTTCTTTGGCAAAAATAAATGGTTTTAAACACCGCGAAATTGCCGAAATAATGAATATTTCGGAAAAAACGGTAAATAATCACCTGGTAACTGCACTAAAAAAAATAACAGAAACACTAGGCATCGACAAGAAAAAGAAAGCAAAAAATTCGCCATTAAAACAAGCCAGTTTATTTTCCTTCATCTGGTAA
- a CDS encoding FecR domain-containing protein, with the protein MTKKDNTYELIVKKLTESISEEEDGLLNNELDKHKSTARSYSIINTFWRKYFPKAKKHSIIQQTEKKLGFTYQESPKTNNWKWIGIAATVLLVVSMAFSINYMIEKKQAPTLNQYSCKAKEIKTVTLSDGTKVWLNSSSLLIASEPFIGDKREVTLFGEAYFEVAPDAEKPFIIETSNLKTKVLGTHFNVVAYPTDDIHEISLYEGKVQLNPNTNNNTAILNPGDRAYYNTNTGRMKLLHTDLGKPAQWRDGILRFYDEDLFSISKKLERHFETRIFVSDSVTGNLKYSGEFEEESLERILELLSVAKTFEYKINNNGIIIESKKTRHD; encoded by the coding sequence ATGACGAAGAAAGACAATACCTACGAGCTCATTGTTAAAAAACTAACAGAATCCATAAGCGAGGAAGAAGATGGACTTCTTAACAATGAGCTGGACAAACATAAATCCACTGCACGAAGTTATTCCATAATTAATACCTTCTGGAGGAAATATTTCCCAAAAGCAAAAAAACACTCTATAATACAGCAAACTGAAAAAAAGCTTGGATTTACATATCAGGAAAGTCCAAAAACTAACAACTGGAAATGGATCGGAATTGCTGCTACTGTATTATTAGTAGTATCAATGGCCTTTTCTATTAACTATATGATAGAAAAAAAGCAGGCTCCAACATTAAACCAATACAGTTGCAAAGCCAAAGAAATTAAGACTGTAACCTTAAGCGATGGAACCAAAGTATGGTTAAACTCCTCGTCGTTGTTAATTGCCAGCGAACCATTTATTGGCGATAAAAGAGAAGTAACACTGTTTGGCGAAGCTTATTTTGAGGTTGCTCCGGATGCCGAAAAGCCTTTTATAATCGAAACCTCGAACCTTAAAACAAAAGTTTTGGGAACACATTTTAATGTTGTAGCCTACCCTACCGACGATATTCATGAGATTTCGTTATACGAAGGCAAGGTTCAGCTAAATCCGAACACGAATAACAATACTGCCATTTTGAATCCGGGCGATCGTGCTTATTACAACACCAACACTGGCAGAATGAAATTGTTGCATACTGATTTGGGCAAACCAGCTCAATGGCGCGATGGGATATTACGGTTTTATGATGAGGATTTGTTTAGCATTTCGAAAAAACTGGAGCGCCATTTTGAAACAAGGATTTTTGTTTCCGACTCAGTTACCGGCAACCTAAAATATTCAGGAGAGTTTGAAGAAGAATCGCTGGAACGGATACTCGAATTATTAAGCGTAGCCAAAACATTTGAATACAAAATAAATAATAACGGAATAATTATAGAATCAAAAAAAACAAGACACGATTAA